A window of Citrus sinensis cultivar Valencia sweet orange chromosome 7, DVS_A1.0, whole genome shotgun sequence contains these coding sequences:
- the LOC102624352 gene encoding root phototropism protein 2 — MATPLNKRFSSAKERTGQWVFSQEIPTDIVVAVGEANFPLHKFMLVAKSNYIRKLIIESKEADLTRINLSNIPGGPEMFEKAAKFCYGVNFEITVHNVAALRCAAEFLQMTDKYCENNLAGRTEDFLSQVALSSLSGAVVVLKSCEALLPLAEDLLIVQRCIDVATAKACYEANFPCRTPPNWWTEELSIIDIEFFSRIIAAMKKRGAKALTIASALITYTERSLRDLVRDHSAGNGTKSSDAQSTNSQVRYQQRELLESIVSLMPSEKAAFPINFLCCLLRSAIFLKASTSCKNELEKRVSAILEHVSVDDLLVLSFTYDGERLFDLESVRKIISGFVEKEKSMAVFSGSGDFRESCSCSPAMHRVAKTVGTYLGEIATSGELSISKFNGIANLVPKGSRKVDDDLYRAIDIYLKAHPNLDEIEREKICSSMDPLKLSYEARVHASQNKRLPVQIVLHALYYDQLKLRSGLDNDRSTPDAAATRNQLQADVSLIKENEALRSELTRMKLYISDMQKGNNQAGTGSSSKSGTSGHKKHTFFSSMSKTFGKLNPFKHGSKDTSNIDDDVAAMDGTKPRRRRFSIS; from the exons ATGGCTACCCCTCTAAACAAAAGGTTCTCTAGTGCCAAAGAAAGAACTGGGCAATG GGTTTTTTCTCAGGAAATTCCAACTGATATCGTGGTTGCAGTTGGTGAAGCAAATTTCCCTCTTCATAAG TTCATGTTAGTAGCAAAGAGCAATTACATAAGGAAACTGATAATTGAATCAAAAGAAGCAGACTTGACAAGAATCAATCTATCTAACATTCCCGGAGGCCCTGAGATGTTCGAAAAGGCAGCGAAATTCTGTTATGGAGTGAACTTTGAAATCACAGTCCACAACGTTGCAGCTCTGCGTTGTGCAGCTGAGTTTCTCCAAATGACTGACAAGTATTGCGAGAACAACCTAGCTGGTCGCACTGAAGACTTCCTCTCTCAAGTCGCTTTGTCAAGTCTCTCTGGTGCCGTTGTTGTTCTTAAATCTTGCGAAGCTCTTCTTCCCCTCGCAGAGGACCTCTTAATTGTTCAACGATGCATCGATGTTGCTACTGCTAAG gCTTGTTACGAAGCGAACTTCCCTTGTCGCACGCCACCAAACTGGTGGACGGAGGAGCTATCGATCATTGACATTGAATTCTTCAGCAGAATCATTGCTGCCATGAAAAAACGAGGAGCAAAAGCCCTAACCATAGCAAGTGCTTTGATAACATACACAGAGAGATCACTTAGAGATCTTGTTAGAGACCATTCTGCAGGCAATGGAACTAAGTCTTCGGATGCTCAATCTACCAATTCCCAGGTGAGATACCAGCAACGTGAGCTTCTCGAATCCATTGTCTCTCTAATGCCCTCCGAAAAAGCAGCTTTCCCAATCAACTTCCTCTGTTGCCTTCTACGATCTGCTATTTTCCTTAAAGCCTCCACTTCTTGCAAAAACGAGCTCGAGAAAAGAGTTTCAGCTATTCTGGAGCACGTTTCTGTTGATGATCTTTTGGTCCTCTCTTTTACTTACGATGGGGAGAGGCTATTTGATCTTGAAAGCGTGAGAAAGATCATTAGTGGGTTCgttgagaaagagaaaagcaTGGCTGTTTTTAGTGGGTCTGGTGATTTTAGAGAATCTTGTTCATGTTCCCCTGCCATGCACAGAGTTGCCAAAACTGTCGGTACTTATCTGGGTGAGATAGCAACTTCTGGCGAGCTAAGCATCTCCAAATTCAATGGAATCGCTAATCTTGTTCCCAAAGGTTCACGTAAAGTTGACGATGATCTCTACCGAGCCATTGATATCTATCTTAAG GCTCATCCAAATCTCGACGAAATAGAGCGGGAGAAAATCTGCAGTTCAATGGACCCACTAAAACTATCTTACGAAGCTCGAGTTCACGCATCACAGAACAAGCGATTGCCAGTGCAGATTGTATTGCATGCCTTGTATTACGACCAGCTAAAGCTAAGAAGCGGACTGGACAACGATCGGAGCACGCCGGATGCCGCAGCAACAAGGAATCAATTGCAGGCAGACGTATCGCTGATTAAAGAAAACGAAGCATTGAGGTCAGAGCTGACGAGGATGAAGCTTTATATCTCGGATATGCAGAAAGGTAATAATCAAGCAGGGACAGGTAGCTCTAGTAAGAGTGGTACTAGTGGGCATAAAAAGCACACTTTCTTCTCATCAATGTCGAAGACATTTGGCAAATTGAATCCCTTTAAGCATGGGTCTAAGGATACTTCTAATATTGATGATGACGTTGCTGCTATGGATGGTACCAAGCCCAGAAGGAGAAGGTTCTCCATCTCTTAA